TCCACCTGCCATTCTGGGGCTCAGTCAACCGCACGTTGTACTGTCCCTCGTTGATGAAGGATGTGAAATTCCGATTGCGATTCGCATTAAAGGCCACCACTTTCACGCCTTCTTCAtctaaaatgaaaatcaagtgGAATAAATTAGCAAACATACtcgcaatgaaaataaatcacCTTCTCACTTACTCGGAATTCTGATTATAGACaatgtttattgtttgatttttaattgcattccaGAGATCGTAAGGTGAAGAAAGACATTAAGAAACTACAAAGTGGCTCATCGCTGACTTACCCGGAATAGAAACACGAAATCCATTCTCCAGGAGCTCCACAGTCGGTGTGGGAATCTTGTAGCCAGTGGTGCATGCAAAACCAATGAGCAGTATTCCAATGCACAGTCCTGACATTTTGAATCCTCGATCTCAGCACTTTTGCCCCAAGAATCCGAAGCCTCTGACTCaatctgtgtgtctgtgtctaCCTCACTGGCAGACCGGTTTCTGTCGCTGGTGAGGAGCGATTATTACTATATGTTTACTTTAAGTTGGTCCGGACAATCGCGATTCGGCGTATGCGAGTCCACATTGATATCAGCTCCGGCTGCGATCTGGCTGCTCTGGGACTTGGGCATTTTTTAAACATCCCGTAGACCCCAAAAAATAGGTTCTAACGTAGCCCCTTAGTGATCCACGTTCGAATGAGAGCTTTAACAGCTGATGAGATAACAAAAGCTCGTTTTACACGACTAAAAATTAATGTTCACAATGTAaggcatttcaaaatattatttcttgaaGAATTGGGGATTTGCCAATTGGGATTAAGCTAAAGTAAAGctttaaaaacttattttttgaCTTTTATACCCTATAATCTGGTTACTGTTAAGAGAATAAGTTGTCtatatttacaattttgttataataaaaaaattgtattcaaCTTTTGAATATTCTGATTCGAGTGCAATCAAGGGGAGCTTGAACCGGGCTAAGCTTTTGAGATCGGAGTTTTCAATCTGATGCTGCAGTCCCAACGCACAGCTTCTCAGATTAATACGTTAATCGGATTCTAGTTAGTACACATATTAAGAGCAATTAAAACTGCGTCATGAGGTGGGCAACTCTGCCATGTTTATTATTGCTGATTTCAAGCACTGAAATCTATAGTTTTAAAGTTCCCAGtattgaatttgaaatgctAAGAGATGCAGGATTCGAGGTGTCCATACCAGGTGACTTTTAAATGGTTTACAATTACATGGTTAAATCAAGCACATCATAAATGACAATGATTGCGCTAAGTTATTCATATTGGAAAAGCTTTAGAAACCCCACTAAGGTTTCTCAGTTAAAGATACACGGATGAATAATCCAGTCTAAACTTTTGATGGCACTTATTTGAATAATTCCTTTTGGTAAAAGTAATTTGTTGCTTTTCTCATACCGCTTAAGACGAACCTGGCATACAGCGGGTCTTCTACATGTTCCAAATAGACGACACTTGTCCAGCTCTAATGGACTACATCACGGAGGCAGTGAACGGCAGTTGGGTGTCAAAGCAAAAGATAAGTCTGCAGAACAATGACAAGCTGCAGATATCCATGCTGGTGCAGTTTAACGAGGAGATCTTTGAAAAGAGTGAAACCAGGGTGATTCTGAACACCCGGTTACTGACCACCAAGGACTCCAGCTCGCGAGTCATAACATTCCTTTCAGGCGAGAGTGAGTGTCAGGCATACCTAGCTCCTGCACAGCAAGTGAAGCGCTGCAAGCCCGCCCAAACGATAGTGAGCAGTGGACGCCACACTTGCCAGGGTGAGCTCATCTTCGAGGACAACTTCTCGGAGGCGCAGCTGAACAAGACCACCTGGAAGCATGACATCCGGTTCGAGAACTCAGTGGACTCATTGGCTAAGATGTCTAAGATATGTTATACCACTTTTTAGACAGCGCATGTACCacgtggaggaggagctggtggcctTTGACGATGCCGCACGGAACTCTTTTGTTAGGGAAGGCGAGCTCCACATCGTGCCCACCATTGCCACCGAGGTTAGCGATGGCAGCTTCAAGCTGGGAGATCGCTGTACGGCCGTCGAAAGTCCGGATCAGGAGTGCAACATTGCGCACGGCATCTTCTATAGCATCAAGCCACCAGTTTTCTCCGCTCAAATTCACACCAGGAACTCCTTCAGTTTCAAATATGGCAAAATCGTCGTGCGCGCCAAGTTGCCCAAGGGGGATTGGCTCTTTCCCTGTGAGTAACTCCTAACTTTCCTATtagaaaaatgattttatatttaatttatttaagatCTGATGCTCCAACCGGTTTCCACTTACGCCGAGACCCACTATGCCAAACAACTAAGTAAGTTTCAAAACTTaggattttcttttttctttcctAACTTTAAAACTACTTTCAGGAATCGCATATGCCCGAGGTAATGCCAATTTGAGAACCAAACAGGGAGATGATATTTCCGGAAACCATTTGTATGGCGGTGGTGTAGTTTGGCACCACGGCAATGCGGTCCAGTTCATCAAGGACAAAATAGGCAACAACCACTACGGAGACGATTTTCACAACTATACCATGATCTGGCAGAGGGACAAGATAACGCTGATGGTGGACGAGGAGGTTTATGGGGAGCTGTACGACGGACTGTCATTCTTCAACGAGAAgtgctttattatttttggcgTTACGGTGGGAGGCTTCTTGAACTTCGACGATGGTGTATTGGCCAAGGATGTCAAGCCCTATAAAAACAGGGAACCGCGCGCGGCACTCTCATTTTGGCAGCACCGCGATTCCTGGGCGCCCACTTGGGGCAGGCAGAGTGCGATGATAATAGATTATGTTAGGGTTTATGCGGAATAGGCGTAGCATTAGtcacaaaaatattaattaaatacctACCTAAAGTTTTGTTGTAAAGTAAAAGAGTTGTGTTATTGTCAAACAACTAGAACCGACAACTGATACTTACTCCGAATATTTCGAAATAAGTCATcgtttcatttaaaaaaaatgttccaGAAATCGAAAGACGCATATCGATAACCGGAATTGTGTCCCCGCTTTAAAAATGATTACCAAGCAATTTTCAGGGGAGACTGAGATCTTTTCACAATTCACATATTTTCTTCGCGACCTCACAGTACAGAAAACTAAAGAAAGGTATCACCAAAACGATTTGCAATTCTTTCTTTCCCACATTTTCTCAATTGCCCACTGCAATCGATTGTTGCCGGCACACAGATTGACATTGATGCTGCGTTATCGAGCTGCTAAAACTGGCAGCATCGATACTATCGACCGCACATCGGCCCGTCGGCCAGCTCTAGTTTTTTTCCCCCGAAAGGAGCAGACAAGCGAACTGGACTgggaaacagcagcagcagcagcagccgttTGAATTGAATATCATTCCCCATTTCGAGCTAAAACGTCGTTGAGAGCCAACCAGGAAGAATCCAACGGCGCACCATGCCTTCGGCTGCAAATACCGCTACTGTTACCGCTGCAACTGCCACCACCGTCGCCGCCactgccagcaacaacaacaacagcaccaacGCCAGCAAGGAGAAGCGCTCCTCCATCACTTCGCTGGGTGGATCGGTAATctcaggagcaggagctggagccggAGTCGTGACCACCAATGGCcagagcaacaacagcgcGGCAGCGACGACGGATGGAAGTCAAACGGATTTggcaagcagcaacaacaatggaaacGCTGCCAAATCGAAGGCGAATGCTGTGTCCGCTGCCGCCGTTCCAGAGCCGTACAATCCGCTcaagcagctgctggtgaCCATCGAGCACAAGATCCGGAATCTGGAGAAGCGCAAGGTCAGTGTGAAGGGGCCGGCAAAGTGCCGCAAAGGAAACCTTTTTCGGCAGCATGGCCcaccatttttattttcattcctCCGTGTTgctttgtttcgttttgcGCGCACCCCTTACCCCCTCCCTCCCCGCGCGACCTAAGTTCTCGGGGCTGGCAGATTTTTCGCGACGCCATGTTTTCTAGAGCACAGCGTTGCCGGATCGCACACAGCGGCCGGCATGTCAATTAGAACCAGTCGAAAAAATTACACGCTTCAATATGCCGAGTGTTTTAAGCTGCCTTCGTGCACAGCACAAAAAGTGATtacatttaatgtttataGCACGTCGATTCCAGAAAGTTCTTACATTGAAAAGCACGCACTGTCGACAGCTGTGTGACCGGCGGGTCTGGCAACGTCATTTGCCGGCTCTTTCTGGTTTTGTTTATAGATTTGCAGAATTAATATAGGGcaattaacaaaaatacatttgatACCAAgcaaaaaataggaaaaacgTTGATTATTCATGTATTATCATTACATaattgagtttttttttatttattatttctttatattattGTACATAAATCGACTTATTGTTAATACTTTTCTTCTTAATTGCAAGTACTTATTCTTTTAATTACTTAACATTTATCTCTAAAATGTTGTTATGTTAAATGTAATTCGGTCACGGACATTAAGactacattttttaaattcctcTGGAATTTTCCACAGGAAAATTGATGTCGCAGTTTAAATGTCGTCCAAGTAAATTCCTACCACCTCAAATTAGTATActtacttaaaaatatataaaaaaaaatataaaatagcaGTGGTTAAAACCAAAAGAGGACATTGTATAGGGGCTCcaccaaattgaattttcaacgAAAGCCACTTAAAACTTATCTTTGAAAAGCGATAATGGGTGTTTTTCTAATTATCGAATTAGATTAGTTTGTAAAGTTAATTGCTTTCTACCTAAAAGAAGAGTATAGCTGCTGGTactttttactatttttagtTGTATAGTTTCATTTGGAATTTCGGTTCATATAGGTCTAATTATTAACGCTGTAGCTGAGCAAATGTGACTAACACTGACTCATCATCTCTTATCTAGACCAAACTAGAGTCCTATCGCGCTATACAGAGCGGCGGAAAGGAACTGAGCGGCGACCAGGCTTCGGCAGTGGCCAAATACGATGCGGTCCTGGCCAATCTGGAGTTTGCCCGCGAGCTGGCCAAGCATATTCAGCAGCAGTCCAAGGAGGCCGaaaaggagcagaagaagcagGCGCGGAAGGTAAGCTCGTTAAATCGCTATTTCCCGCTGATGTTAATTTCATATTATACCAAAGGACAACCTGGCGAAGACAATTGCTGAGACGGCCAAGATTCGGGAGGTTCTGATCATTCAGAACGTGCTCAGCTGCTTCAACGACGAACAAGTGCGCAACG
This genomic interval from Drosophila teissieri strain GT53w chromosome 3L, Prin_Dtei_1.1, whole genome shotgun sequence contains the following:
- the LOC122618589 gene encoding gram-negative bacteria-binding protein 2, giving the protein MRWATLPCLLLLISSTEIYSFKVPSIEFEMLRDAGFEVSIPDEPGIQRVFYMFQIDDTCPALMDYITEAVNGSWVSKQKISLQNNDKLQISMLVQFNEEIFEKSETRVILNTRLLTTKDSSSRVITFLSGESECQAYLAPAQQVKRCKPAQTIVSSGRHTCQGELIFEDNFSEAQLNKTTWKHDIRQRMYHVEEELVAFDDAARNSFVREGELHIVPTIATEVSDGSFKLGDRCTAVESPDQECNIAHGIFYSIKPPVFSAQIHTRNSFSFKYGKIVVRAKLPKGDWLFPYLMLQPVSTYAETHYAKQLRIAYARGNANLRTKQGDDISGNHLYGGGVVWHHGNAVQFIKDKIGNNHYGDDFHNYTMIWQRDKITLMVDEEVYGELYDGLSFFNEKCFIIFGVTVGGFLNFDDGVLAKDVKPYKNREPRAALSFWQHRDSWAPTWGRQSAMIIDYVRVYAE